The segment AAGTTGGACTCCTGAAATCGGTGGTGGGTTCAAACTCGTTTGGTTTTGAGGTTGTTGTCGATGGTAGTTCTCTTTGGAGGGAAGAATTCGACCTTTTTGGTCGTGTTTCCTTCTTTTCAGTAGCGCATCCTTTAAACCATCTTCGGCCATTGTATGATAGATCGAGCCAAGGATAATGATCAAAATCTTGTGAAATGAATGTTTGTTTTTCTAAATCATCTTATGATCAAAATTGGGAAAGGCTTATCACGGATGCAAGAGGTATAATGCACAAACGGAGAAGGAATGTAATGGAAGAAAGGGATGATTTGGTACATATCAGAAAATGGTTTGTAGTCATAAGGCTTCAATATGCAAAAAGGTTGCCTCATTCTCCATCTTGAAGCTAATACATTAAGATCCACCAATGTAGGGAGAAACTAGTTTGGTGGTTTTATTCAAAGTTGCTTCGTGTTTGACAaagtatagtatttaagtttgcTCTCCATTTTTGTAATTGAGCACAATTACAAAATAGAATTTGCATTTTGCAGGGTAAATTAGACTTTTCGTCCTTCAGCTTTCTTGGAAATTACGGATTTGGTCCcataaaaaattttaaactttttcctCACATAATTAACTTTGATTACCCTTAATTTTAACGGACTAATGTACATTGGACTTTAATTAAAACTAGTAAAAAAAATTGCGCTACGCCATGGGTTTGAACGAAGTGTGCTTACAAATATAAATGTACATTAAAATAACAAACATTTTTTCTAAGACATCATACAAATTACAAACGTTTAACATCCATATGCAAATCACAAAAAACAGTTAAGAGAAAAGATAAACAATAAAGACCTAACATGAATTAACCATAAGAAATTGACGATTAATAAGTTTACAAATATGGATGACATATATTATGTAACAAGTAaccaaaagaaaataataaaatttgCATAGATGGACTTCGACGCATGCTTTTGTCCATTAAAGGATTAATATTTGTTTTTAACTAAAAGGCAATATCAAAATATATGCGTACATACCGAATAAAAAAGGATGCTCACCATGTTCAAAGTCGATGGTAGAAACAACTTACATCAAAACCTTATCGATGGATTTCTATCATCACCAACCTGCATATGTATAAAAAACAAGATTAAgccaaaaaaaaatattcatatcAATTTCccaaagaaaataaaaaaccaatacACTCTCTTCTACATATTATATTTGTTTTAATCTTTGTGGCCCATTGTATTTAGCCCACAATGTTTTAGCATAGCTCAATTCTTGTATCATGTATATATTTGGTGATGGAATATAATTATCGTTCATGGGAAAATATTGTGCCTAACATTGTATCAGACTAATTTCTCTAAACCCTAGTCGATCCTCAGGGCAACGTCTTCTTTTCTTCTCATCTCGATTTCTATCTCTTTTCAATTATGACTATCTCAGATGCAGACTCTTCCAAAACCAAACCTACTCATAAAATCTTTGACATCACAAACATAAAAGTCATATGTCCCTCTTCTACTTGATCTTGATCACATGAATTATGATTCATGGAAAAAATTATTCAAGATCCATTGCATTGGGTATTCCGTCTATGGTCATCTTGATGGTTCGTCTCTCAAAGCCAATGAACCCTAGTGGGAAGAAGTCGATAATATTTTCAAACAATGGATGTATGGCACTCTCACGCAGCCTCTCCTCCAAACCATTCTCAAACCTGATGCAACATCAACCGAAGTCTGGAAGTCTATTGAAGCTCTTTTCCTTGAAAACAAAGAATCCAAGGCCATGGAACTTGATGATGAACTATGTTCCATTACAACTGGTGACCCAACGATCGTTCAATATTGTACCCATATAACGTCAATTGATGATATTCTTGCCAACATCGGATCCCTGGTTCCAGAACGTAATCTTGTTATCTATGCCATTAATGGCCTCTCTCCAAAGTTTGCTCATGTGGTTACCACCATTCGACATCAGAAACCATTCCTAACTTTTCTTGAAATGCGGTCGATGTTAACGCTTGAAGAATGTTCCATGATTAAGGAACAAAATCGTGTGGTACAAGCTACTCATCAAGATCATGCTTCAGCCCCTACTATCCTAAATACCACGTATGAAAATATGAATCATGAAAATCGGACTCCAAACAATCACCGAGGAACTCTCTTTAATGGCAGGGACGGTGGTCAGAACTCCAGAGGCGGCGGAAGGGGCGGTCGTCCAGGCAGAGGAGGCAACAGAGGTAGAACAGGTGGTATTGGCGGGAATTTTGGCTCACCTGCTCTCGTTGGCAACATCGGTTGGGGGATTTATGTCACACCCCGCCAAGGCGGCGGAACACGTAGGGTTGTATGACTAAGTTCATGGATTACAggtaaactgaatatatagcacaagtacaacaataaacaataTAACATTCGTGTTTCATctttttttggaaagggaacttccctaacgagggtttccgggccagctttCGCACACCGACTAATCCTCCGCTGCAAACATGAGGCTTTGCttcatgccctggagtcactgcaggcgaacctccatggccacaagggctgagtggtgccaggatttgaacatgggtcaataggttatccaccatatcttccacatgccTTACCAAATACAaggtttttataaataataataataatacacgaATTGCCTTAACAGATAGGCATATAATACAACAGCAAGTAAACTAAGTCACTTTTAATCCAATCCTTATTGAATGTTTGTTTAGTAGTTTTCTTGAGAATACATGTACTTTTGAGTGTCAACACAAAGTTGGTGAGTGTTACAGGTTTTCTGTTAACAACAGTAATACTTTTaataagtctaaaaagtattttctttgtatGCATAAAAATACTTAAAACAATGTTTGCAATGAGTCTTTAAAAGCCAAAATGTATTTTtgaataagtaaatccatactttaaACCGTGTTTGTAATGAATCTTTGAGTATCCCTTAAAACCAAACTATTATGTTACATAAGTAATTTcatacttaaaatagttttgaaagcaaCCAAGCCCATGGTTGACagtgagagagagatagagatagagatattCTAGTTAATGTTTATATTGAGTCATATAAACGGGCTACATGACTTGAGTGTACCCCCTACGACTCTTCATTGGACGTTGTAGTAAAAATTGTAGACAACTATCATACCCGCTTCGATT is part of the Lactuca sativa cultivar Salinas chromosome 7, Lsat_Salinas_v11, whole genome shotgun sequence genome and harbors:
- the LOC111884530 gene encoding uncharacterized protein LOC111884530 codes for the protein MYGTLTQPLLQTILKPDATSTEVWKSIEALFLENKESKAMELDDELCSITTGDPTIVQYCTHITSIDDILANIGSLVPERNLVIYAINGLSPKFAHVVTTIRHQKPFLTFLEMRSMLTLEECSMIKEQNRVVQATHQDHASAPTILNTTYENMNHENRTPNNHRGTLFNGRDGGQNSRGGGRGGRPGRGGNRGRTGGIGGNFGSPALVGNIGWGIYVTPRQGGGTRRVV